In Halosolutus amylolyticus, the genomic window CGGCGCGGGCAGTGACGAGATCGAACCAGGTGACTCCCGTCGGCGTCCCTCGCCGTCGTCCGTCCCCGCCGCCACTATCGGCGATCCCGTCCGTCGGATATTGCCGGCACAACGCACTTCCTTCGGGTTCCGATATGAGGAGTCGAATGCTACCGTACGTAGCGCTCGCACTCGGTCTGGTCGTCACGGCGATCGCGCTGGAGCGGGTGTCCCACGCCGCGCTCGAACGCATCCCCGCGGTCGCGACCGAGGAGTTCCCCGAGATCAATCGGGACCTCCTCGGGAAGTTCAGCAGTTTCGACCCGGAACTGGGGTGGTGTCCCCAGCCGAACCGGGAGAAACAGAAAGACACCGGGGACCACCTCCCGGGCGAAGAGGTCCGGACCGTCGTCACCTACTCCACCGACGAGTACGCCAGCCGGGTCTGTCCCGCCAGGGATCGGGACGAATCCGACGGGCCCAGCGTCTCGACCTACGGCGACTCCTACTGCTTCTGCCGGGAGGTCGACAACGACGAGACGTTCCAGAATTACATGGCCCAGGAACTCGACACGCACGTCGCCAACTACGGCGGCGGCAACTACGGCCTGGACCAGGCGCTGATGCGACTCGAGCGCAAGTACCCCGAAGACCCGACCGACTACGTGTTCGTGGTCGTCACGGCCTCCTCGATCGCCCGGATCCTCTCGGTCTGGAAACACTACCAGGAGTTCGGCAACATCCTCGCCGTCAAACCCCGGTACGTGATGGAAGACGGCGACCTCCGGCGGATCGAGAGTCCGGTCGACGAGAAGGAGGACCTGCTCGACCTCGAGTCGAAGGCCGACTTCCTGCGGGAGTACGACTTCCACTACGACCACTGGTTCAAACCGCACTACGCGTCGTTCCCCTACACACCGGACTTCTTCGAGAAGCCGGAACACCTCCGGTACGCCCTCGCCACCGGCGGGAAGGAACTCGAACGCCGACTCGAAACCTCGATTCCCGGCATCGACTTCGACGAGGCCCAGACCCGGTCGGCCCTGCGGATGGAACGGCCCCGGGTCCGGTACCACGAGCGCCTGTTCGACACCCACGAGCACCTCTTCGACGCGCTCGTCGGGGAGTTCGTCGACTACGCGGACGAGCAGGACTTCACGCCCGTGTTCGTGATGGTCCAGCAACTCCGGTACGCGACCTACGAGGCCGAGCACGGCCCGATCTACGGCGACTTGCTCGACCGACTCGACGATCGGTACGACCGCCTCGAGACGATCGACATGGCCAGACACCTCTCTCCCGAGGACGGCGACGTGGAGTCGCTGTACGTCCAGCGCGGCGAGGGCGGCCACTACAGCCCGGAGACGAACGAAGCGATCGCGGACGTGCTCGCGGACGTCGTCGAAGAGCGGGCGGAGATCGTCGAGGAACCGTGAGCCCGTCGACACGGAAAAACCCGCGTCAGTCCCCGGGGAACGGTTGACGGACGTCCGGACTGTACGGAACCGAAATGCGCCCGCTGTATCTCGTCGTCGGGATCGCCCTGCTCGTCCTCGTCATCGTGGACATTCTCTGGACGACCCTCTGGGTCGACGGCGGCTCCGGGCCCGTCTCCGGTCGACTCACGACCGGCGTCTGGCAGGGACTCCGGGCCGTGAGCGCTGATCACGATCGAGCCCTCAGTCTCGCCGGCCCGCTCATCCTCACGCTTACGCTCGCGACCTGGGTCGCGCTCATCTGGGTCGGGTGGACGTTCGTCTTCGCCAGCTACCCCACTGCCCTCGTCAGCACGCGCACCGGGGCCGCCGCCGACTGGTCGGGCCGGTTCTACTACGTCGCCTACACGATGTTCACGAACGGCAACGGCGACTACGCACCGATCGGCGACGTCTGGGAGATTGCCAGCGCGTTCACGACGGCCACCGGGATGGCCTTCGTCACCCTCGGCGTCTCCTACGTCCTCACCGTCCTCGGGGCCGTCTCCGACAAGCGATCGTTCGCCAGTTCGGTCACGGGAGTGGGCGATCGGAGCGAAGCGTTCGTCCGGACGGCCTGGACCGGGGCGGAACATCGCGGGACCGCCCTCTCGCTCGAGTCGCTGGCGTCCGAACTGGGGACGCTCGCCGAGCAGCACAAATCCTATCCGATCCTCCACTACTATCACAGCGAGCAGAGCGATCGCGCCTCGTCCGTGGCCGTGCCGATCCTCGACGAGGCGCTCACGCTCTACCGCCACGGCGTTCCGGACGGTCACGGGCCGGATCCGATGCTCGTCGAGGCCGCCCGATCGAGCGTGCAGGACTACCTCGAGACGCTCGACACCGCGTTCATCGAACCGGCCGAGGAGGTGCCCCCGCCGCCGGACCTCGATCGACTCCGCGAGGAGGGAATCCCGACCGTCGACGACGAGGCGTTCGCCGACGCCCTCGCGGACCTGAGCGAGCGCCGTCGACGACTGCTTGGCGTGGCCAAGGGTGACGCCTGGGAGTGGCCGCCGGTCGAGGAGTAAGTCGGTTTACTGTACGTCATTTCCGGCGCAACCGCGATCCGGGCGGCGGTTGCGCCGGTACATCGGTACAGCAATCCGTATAAGTCGGTTGCACGGATTCACTTTCAGTCCGGTAGCACACACCTTTTAGCCCCGCCGTTAGTACAGGGAGAGTGATGACGTCGTTCCAGTCGACACTCGGTGACGAGCCGGGGATCGCCGAGGAGCTGGCCGAGAACCAGCAGGCGATCTCGATCGCCGAGTTCTTCGAGAAGAACAAGCACATGCTCGGCTTCGACAGCGGTGCGCGGGGCCTCGTCACGGCCGTCAAGGAGGCCGTCGACAACGCCCTAGACGCCGCCGAAGAAGCCGGAATTCTCCCGGACATCTACGTCGAGATCCAGGAAGACGGCGACTACTACCGCCTGATTGTCGAGGACAACGGACCGGGAATCACGAAAGAATCGCTCCCGAAGGTCTTCGGGAAACTGCTCTACGGATCGCGCTTTCACGCCCGCGAGCAATCGCGCGGGCAGCAGGGTATCGGCATCTCCGCCGCCGTTCTCTACGCCCAGTTGACCAGCGGGAAGCCGGCGAAGATCACCAGCCGAACCCAGGGTGCGAGCGAGGCGGAGTACTTCGAACTGATCGTCGACACGGACAACAACGAACCCGAGATCAGCGTCGAGGAGACCACCTCGTGGGACCGGCCCCACGGGACGCGCATCGAACTCGAGATGGAGGGGAACATGCGGGCCCGCCAGCAACTCCACGACTACATCAAGCACACGGCGGTCGTCAACCCTCACGCGCGTCTCGAACTCCGCGAACCCAGCGCACACTTCAAATTCGAACGAGCGACCGACCAGCTCCCCGAGGAGACCGAGGAGATCCGTCCCCATCCCCACGGCGTCGAACTCGGCACCGTGATGAAGATGCTGTCGGCGACGGACTCCCAGACGGTTTCGGGCTTTTTGCAGGAGGAGTTCACCCGCGTCGGCAAGAAGACCGCCGAGTCGATCATCGACGCGTTCCGCGATCGCCACTACGGTCGCGAGATGCGCTGGCGGCCGCCGGCGACCCACGAAGATATCGACCTCCGGGACGCGGTCACTGCGGCGACCGCCAACAAAGGGGCCGAGGCCACTGCCGCGTTCGCCGACGCGATCGCCGACGCCGTCGACGAGCGCGATCGGATCGCCCACCACGAACTGCTCGCCGTCGTCGACGCGGCGGCCGAAGACGTCGAGGCCGAACACGGGACGACGTTCGGCGACACCGTCCGCGAGAACGCCGTCGACGTCGTCTGGCGCACGCTCGTCGAGGCACCCGACCCGGACTCGGACCGCGAGGCTGACGGCGACGACGGAACAGCCCCCGACGAATCGCGCCTCGTCGCCGACTGCTACGACCTCGCCGACGAGGCGACGAGCACCCGCAAGGACGACGAGATCGTCCACGCCTTCGCCGAACGGCTCGCCGGCCGATTCGAGGACGAACGGGCGGAGAACGTCCGCCACCGGTTCACGCGCACGCAACTGCGCGAGTACGTCGATCGGGCCGCGGACCTCACCGAGGAGTACGACGACGTCGCCTTCGGCGAGACGGCCCGAGAGAACGTCACCGAGGCGATCTGGGACGTGATGGCGACCGTTCCGGACGACCCGCCACTGGTCCGGGAACTCGACGGCGATCGCGACGCCACGAGCGACCTCGTCGACGGGATGCGCGCGACCGACATCATGGCCCCGCCGACGCGGTGTCTCGCGCCGATCACGGACGACCTCATCCAGGCGGGTCTCGAGAAGGAGTTCGACGCCGACTTCTACTCGGCCGCGACCCGCGATGCGGAGGTTCACGGCGGCGATCCGTTCATCGTCGAGGCCGGCATCGCCTACGGCGGCGAGATCGACGCAGAGGGGAGCGCTGAGGTCATGCGCTTTGCGAACCGCGTTCCGCTGGTCTACCAGCGCGGCGCGTGTGCGACCACCGACGTGGTCAAGTCGATCGGCTGGCGCAACTACGGACTCGACCAGCCCGGTGGCTCGGGGCTTCCGAACGGCCCCGCGGTGATCATGGTTCACGTCGCCTCGACGAACGTTCCCTTCACCAGCGAGTCCAAGGACGCCGTCGCGAACGTCCCCGAGATCGAAGACGAGATCGAGCTCGCCATCCGCGAGGCGGCCCGCGACCTCAAGAGCTACCTGAACAAGCGCCGCTCGATGCAGAAACGCCGGAAGAAACAGAACGTCCTCGGGAAGATCCTGCCGGAGATGGCCGAGAAGGTCGCCGAGGTCACCGAGCGGCCGGAACCCGACATCGACGACGCGATCGCCCGCATCATGAACAACGTGCTCGTCGAGCGCCACATCGAGGAGAACGGCGACGGACGGGCCGTCTCGGTCGTCGTCGAGAACCACTCGGGAACCACCGAATCGCTCGAGGTGACCGACATCGTCTCGGCGGAACCGCGGAACCTCTCCGACGGCGCGACCGTCGTCGAGATGGACGGCGAGTGGTTCGTCAAGTGGGAACCGGACGTCTCGAGCGACGACGAGGCCGCACTCGAGTACGAGGTCCCCGACGACGCATCGTTCGACCTCGACGTGAAAGGCGTCGAGAGCGAGAAACTCACCGTAACTGATTCCCAATGAGCGCAGACAACGAGGACGCACGAGAGCAGCTGATCGATCTCGCGGCACAGTTCTACGACCAGTTCGAACTGGGCGAGATCCCGCACATGTCCGTCCCGACGCGGACGAAGGCCAACATCGAGTACGACGAGGACAAGGAGGTCTGGGTGTACGGCGATCGCGAGTCGACCCGATCGGCCAACTCCGTTCGCGGCGCGCGAAAGCTCCTCAAGGCCGTCTACACGATCGAGTTCCTCGCGAACCAACTCGAGGAGGATCGCTCGTCGACCCTGCGTGAGCTGTACTACCTCTCGGAGAGCTGGGACAACGACGAGGCCCAGTTCGGCGACCAGGACGAGTCCAACCAGCTGATCGAGGACCTGGAGATCGTCTCGGGGGTCACCCGCGAGGACTTCCACATGCGCCCCGAGGAGTCGGGCGCGACGATCATGGGTCCGCTCCACCTCCGCGAACAGACCCGCCGCGGGGAACGCGAGATCCACTGCCAGGAAGACGTCGGCGAGGGCGGCTACCAGATCCCGAACAACCCCGATACGATCGAGTTCCTCGACTGCGATTCGGACTTCATCCTGGCGGTCGAGACCGGTGGCATGCGCGATCGGCTCGTCGAGAACGGCTTCGACGACGAGTACAACGCGCTGATCGTCCACCTCAAGGGCCAGCCCGCACGGGCGACACGGCGGATCACGAAGCGCCTGCACGACGAACTCGACCTCCCGGTCACGGTCTTTACCGACGGTGACCCGTGGTCGTACCGGATCTACGGCTCCGTCGCCTACGGCTCGATCAAGTCCGCGCACCTCTCGGAGTACCTCGCGACGCCGGACGCGAAGTTCATCGGCATCCAGCCGGCCGACATCGTCGAGTACGACCTCCCGACCGATCCGCTCAGCGACTCCGACATCAACGCCCTCGAGAGCGAACTCGAGGACCCGCGCTTCCAGACCGACTACTGGGAGGAACAGATCGAACTCCAACTCGACATCGAGAAGAAGTCCGAACAGCAGTCGCTCGCGGCTCGCGGGCTGGACTTCGTGACGGATACGTATCTCCCTGAACGACTCAGTGAGATGGGCGTCCTCTAGACGCCCGTCGAACCGTGGTTCAGGGAGATGGTTCCCCGAACGACTCAGTGAGATGGGCGTCCTCTAAGGCGGCGACGGTTCGGATCGCCGGACAGGACGGATCGTCAGGTTCGATCGCGTTCGCGTTACGCTTCGAATTCGGGTTCGGGCTCTGACTCCGTCGATCCGTCCGGGTCTCGATCGGATGTCGATCGAGCCTGCGTCGCTTCCCTCCTGTTGGCGACTCCGTCCGTCGTTGCTGAACCCGCCACGTGCTCCGCGTTGGCACAGCGCCGGCAGTAGTAGTTGGTTCCGTCCGACATCGAGAGCGGGAGACCGAACAGGCAGACGTCCTCGCGGTAGGTTCGCTCGACGCCCCGATCGACTGGGTCGGCACACGCCGCACACGGCCGATCCGGGGCGACGACGGCCCGTTCGTCGACCGATCGGATCCGGCCGGTCGCAGTCACCGGGTGGCGTCGGTCGAGCCGCCGCCGAACGGAGGGCAATGCGGCGAGCCCACCGATCGCGAAGAGCGACGCGAAGGCAAAGAGCACGAGGCTCACCGTCGCCGCGGATACGAGCAGTCCGACGCCAGCGAGCACGGCGGTGACGAGCCAGCAGACGGCCGCGGTCAGGCGTGCCAGCACTCGCCAGCGGGTGTCCCCGGTGCCCGTGCTCGAGTCCGTAGTCGCGGCGGCGTCCGTCGTCACCCCGTTCGCACGAAGCACCAGCCGATCGGGGTCACCGAAGTACCGGTACGCGCCGTACAGCGCGTTCCCGAATCCGCCCGTCCACCAGACGGTCAGGAGTGCGACGATCAGGTGGTCGGTCACGCTCCCGAACGATCGGCGGACCATGACGACACGCTCACCGAAATCGTGTTCGAGTTCCCAGCCCCGCCGGGCCGCGCGAGCGATCCGCCGCTTGAGGACGGCCCGATCGGTCCCCGGGCGGTCCGCCGAGGTCGTGGACGACTGCCGATCGGTCCCCGCCGAACCGGCCCTCGTCGGGGCCCCGCAACTGGTGCAGTAGTTTGCGGATGGCGCGAGGGAATCGCCGCAGTTCGAACAGTACGGCCCGCCGGAACCGGGGTCCGGACTACGCGGACGATCGCCGCTCATACCCGTGCGCACGCCGACCGCGACACTAACTCTTTGGAGCGTTCGGAAATCGAATGAAACGGGAGTCGGCGGAAACGGTCGGGGTCCCGATAATCGGCGGCTCAGCCGATGAGTCCGAGTCGGAGCGCGGCACCCATCGCACCGAACAGCAGGACGAACGCGAGACTGACGACGTAGTACGCGTGCCATGTGCGTGACGGACGGAACGGTTCCGGCAGGTGTTTCTCGACGATGTACCAGTTCGCCGGGTAGAAGAAAATCTCCGTCACGGCGAGGACGGCGGCGACGTACAGCAACAGCGTCACCGGGACGTTGCCGAGTGCGAGCACCGTCGTACTGCTGACGCCGACGACGCCGACGATCACGAGTTGCCGAACGCGTTCGCTGTCGATGCTGTCGTCCTCGAGCGCCATCGGCAGGACGTCACCGGTCGCACGGGCGGCCCCGTCGAGCAACGTGATGACCGTCGAGTACAGGGCGGCGAACGCCCCGATCAGCATCGCGTAGTACGACCACGGGCCGAACGAGTCGCTCAGAATGGATCCGATCGCGAACGCGAGGTTGGCGTCTTCCGGCGGATTCGGGTAGAGGACGTTCGTCGCGAGCACCACCATCGCGACGATCAGGACGAAGCTGAACGCGTAGCCGACGTTGAAGTCACGCCGACCGGTCCGAATCCACGCCCGGATGTAGTCGTGGTAGGCCGGATCCGCCGGATCGAGCCCCTTCCGACGGAGTTCGCCCGCACCCTCTCCCTTGGCCATGCTCCAGCTGCCGATCAGGATACTCGTACTGAACCCGGTCGGGGCGAACCCGGCGGCGGCCGCGAACAGCGCGACGAACGCCGGACCGGTGAGGTCGGGAACGGCGAACGCCGTCTCCACGATCCGATCCGGCGACGGCGGGCCGACGAGCGCGCCGAGCAGGATCAGGGCGCCGACGGCGATCGTGAACCCGATCAGGATCTTCTCCAGCAGGCTGTAGCGGGAGACCAGCACGAGCGCGCCGGCGCCGCCGACGAAGACGACGTAGGCCCACTGCGCGGTGAACCAGCCGGGGGTGAGGGCCGCGACGAACGCCGCCGAACTCATGCCGACGCTGGCCGTGATGAACGTGTACATGACGGTGAAGACGGCGATCGTCACCCAGAGCGCCCAGTTCTTCGGCCCGGGGAGGTCGCGGTAGCCCTCGATCGGGTTCGCCCCCATCCCGTAGTTGTAGCGGACGCCGAGTTCCCAGGCGCCGTACTTCGCGACGTAGATGAGCGCGAACATCCAGATCGCGACCAGCCCGAAGGTGCCGCCCATCGACGGCGCGATAACGATGTGGCTCCCCCCGATGCCGATCAGCGCCCAGAGCATCGAGGGACCGAAGTGATTCTTGAAGAAACCGGCCCAGTCCGAAGACGGATACGTGAGGTCCGCCTCGGCGGTTCCCCTCGCCGCGTCCGGCTCACTGGCCACGTTCACCACCCGGTTCGCGATCCACCCACCAGCGGACACCGGTGCCCGGTATCGGCCCCCCGTTCGAAAGTGTACGATCGTCAATATCCAACATGGATTCTATCGAAGAATTGGCGACCCGTAACTTATACTCACGGATCCGTCACCAGATGTACAGCGTCGATCGTCAGTGGTCGTCCAGAACCACCGGAACGCTCCGGTTCGCGACGTCGACGACGAATGCGTCCGCGTCCGTCTCGAGTGCGTCGAAGGTGTCGTAGTGGATCGGGAGCACGAGTCCCGGATCCATTCGCTCGGCCAGCGCCGCGGCTTCGCGGCGGTCCATCGTGAACGACCCGCCGATCGGCGGCAGGAAGAGGTCGACGTCGAGGTCCCCGTGGAACGGGAGAACGTCGGAGTCGCCGGGCCAGAACACGCGGACGCCGTCGACGGTAACGGCGAACCCGCAGCCCTCGCCGTCTGGATGGAACGGCTCGCCGCTCTCGTCGACGTGTGGGCCGGCAGGATCGTTGTAGGCGGGCGTCGTGAACAGGTCCAGCGGTCCGAGGACGAACGACTCGTCCGCGCGAACGCGCTCGACCTCGTAGGGAAGGTCCTCGGGTTGGTCGTTGACCCGATCGATCTCGCCCGCGTCGATCGACTCGTGGACGACGACGATCGCGTCCTCGTGGGCGACCCGGCGGATCCCCTCCGGGTCGTAGTGGTGATCGTGGGATACGAGCACGAGATCGCCGTCGCGGGCGTCGTAGTCGTCGAGGACGCCGTAGCGACCTGGATCGAGGTAGATGACGGCCCCCGTCTCGCTTTCGAGGCGGACGGTCGCGTACCCCAGCCAGTCGACGGTCACGGCACCGAAACGAACGGTCATACCGCTCTTTCGTTCGACGTGGGGGAAAATCGTTCGACTCGATTCGGGCCGAATAGTGGGGAACGTCCCGACCCGGAGTCGGCCGACGGATCGTCTCGCTCGATCGCGTCCGACCGAATTGCCGGTCAGGGACGGCGGATCGAGTGCGAGAGCGTCCCGACGCCCTCGACCTCGATCTCGATCTCGTCGCCGTCCTCGAGCGGGCCGACGCCCTCCGGCGTTCCAGTCGCGATCACGTCGCCCGGTTCGAGGGTCATGTAGGTCGTGATCTCGGCGATCAACTCCGGAATCGAGAAGATGAGTTGCTCGCGGGAGCCGTCCTGTTTCAGTTCGCCGTTGACGCGCGACTGGACGGCCGCGTCGTCGGGGACCTCGTCGGGCGTCGCGAGCAGGGGCCCGATCGGAGCCGCACCGTCGAAGGCCTTGCCGCGGATCCAGTTCTGTTCCTGGCGCTGGTCGTCGCGGTTCGAGACGTCGTTCACGCACGTAAAGCCCGCCACGACGTCCATCGCGTCGGACACGGGGACGTGGCGACACTGCTCGCCGATGACGACGCCGAGTTCCGCCTCGTAGTCGATCCGATCCTTCCCGGCGGGCGCGGTCACGGTGTCGCCGTGGCTCGCGACCGCGTTCGGCGGTTTGAGGAACAACAGGGGCCGATCGGGCACGTCCGAATCCATCTCGTCGGCGTGGTCGGCGTAGTTGCGCCCGATGCAGACGATCTTCGACGGCTCACACGGCGGGAGGACGTCGATCGCGTCGTCCTCGAGCGCGTAGCTTTCGTTGCCGAAGTGGACGTGACCGCTCTCGTACTCGCCGCGGCGGACGGCACCAGCCGGGTCGCGAAATCGGACGTATTTCATGCGGGATCCGTCGCGTTCCGGGATGAAAAGGGTTGAGATGTCGGCGGCGATCGCCTGCCCGAGGCCGCGGGATGAACGTGGCAGGGCCGAATCCGATCTGTCGGCGATCGAAGTACGTGAGGCCGTGCCACTACGCGATCGGAACGGAACGCTTTTTACTAGTCCCCAGCAAGCAGTGAATGCGTTGGCTCCGTTGGTGTAGTCCGGCCAATCATTTCGGCCTTTCGAGCCGATGACCTGGGTTCAAATCCCAGACGGAGCACTTCTTCGCGAACTACTTCGTGAGCGAAGAATGCGACCCTGGATTTGAAGTAGAGAAACGCGAGCGATAGCGACCGTTGCCCCAGAGTTCGAACCCAAGACGGCGCGTTTTTCGACGGGTAAACTCGCGAGTCGCAACTGTGGGGCAGGGTCCGATGCCGCAATACGCGAGCGATAACTCGTCTCACTCGAGTTTTCGGAAGCAGTTGTGACAGAACGACGCGACCGAATCGTTTTCCGTGGCGCATACACCACACTGGCCGTCACGAGTCGTCGATGACCGCGACTCGGACGGGGGCGCAAAGAGGTTTTTCCGCGGGTCGGTGTACGCGTCGACGACGTCGCTCCACGTGACCGCCGGATCAGTATCAGTGTACCCTGCGCGGGTTCTCGTGCGTGAAAGCAGCGAACTGCCTTGCATGCGGAGAAGCCCGTGCCAGAGTCCGAAGAAAAAGAGCGACGGGAGAAGGCAGAGCGAAAGGACTGCCCCAACGAGGACGAGGCTCATACAGGTCGGTTCGTCTCACTTACCATAATCGCACTCGTGAAATCGTTCGCGAGTAATATACGTTCCCCAGCGATCACCGCTGGTCGGTCTCCAGTTCGAATCCGATACGACCGGCCGTTCGAGCCGATGACCTGGAATTTGAAGTAGAGAAGTCCCAGCCCTGGGCGCGACCGAATCGAACGACCGGGGACGTCTTTGCGTAGTTCAACTCCGGACGGAGCGTTTTGCTACGGTCGACGCCCCGAAGCTGTCTCCGGGGGAGAACTTTTGTCGATCGAACACGTGCGGGAAGATGGCACAGACCAATGTCCGAGCAGACGGGAGAGGTAACGCTCGTGCAGGCGGTGGCCATCGAGGTGGGCCTGATCGTCGGCGGGGCGCTGTTCAGTCTCACGGGCGTCGCGGTCGGTATCGCGGGTCCGGGCGTCGTGGTCGCTTTCGTGCTGGCGTTTTCGATCGCGATTCTCGGGCTGGTGCCGACGGCGATGCTGGGGGCGGCGTTCCCGACGACCGGCGGCAACTACCGCTACCCGGCGCGGTTCGTCTCGCGACCGATCGCGTTTCTCGCGGCCTGGGGCCTCGGCGTCAGCATGTTCGGCGGGGGCCTGCCGCTGTACGCGCTGACCGCAGGCCAGTACGTCGACGCGATCGTCCCGGTCGCGCCAACCCTCGTCGGCGTCCTCCTGCTGTCGGGCTTTTTCGTCGTGAATCTCGTCGGGATTCGGCCGGCCGCGACGGTCCAGTTGGTCATGTTCGTCGGCCTGATCGCGGCCCTGGGCTCGTTCGTCGTGCTGGGCGTCCCCGCCGTCGAGACCGCGAACCTGACGCCGGCCTTTCCCAGCGGAGCGATCGGCGTCGCGACGGCCGCGGGGGTCCTCTACTTCGTCTGTCTCGGTGCGAACTTCGTCGTGGACATCGGCGGCTCGGTCCGGGACGCGACGGTGACGATCCCCCGCTCGTTCGCGATCACCGTCCCGCTCGTACTCGCCGTGTACGTCGGGATCGGCCTCGTCGCGGTCGGTGTCGCCGGAACGGACGCCCTCGCGGGTGAAACGCTCGCGGTCCCCGCCGGGATGTTCCTTCCCGGGCCGCTCCAGTCCGTGTTCGTCGTCGGGGGCGCGCTGTTCGCGATCGCGACGAGCATCAACGCCGTCTACATCATCACCCCACGGTACCTCGCGGTGCTGGCCGAGGACGGCCTCGTGCCGTCCGGACTGGCCCGAACGAACAGTCGGTTCGACACGCCACACTGGGGGCTGGTCGTCGTCTACGCGCTCTCGACGGCGGCG contains:
- a CDS encoding zinc ribbon domain-containing protein encodes the protein MSGDRPRSPDPGSGGPYCSNCGDSLAPSANYCTSCGAPTRAGSAGTDRQSSTTSADRPGTDRAVLKRRIARAARRGWELEHDFGERVVMVRRSFGSVTDHLIVALLTVWWTGGFGNALYGAYRYFGDPDRLVLRANGVTTDAAATTDSSTGTGDTRWRVLARLTAAVCWLVTAVLAGVGLLVSAATVSLVLFAFASLFAIGGLAALPSVRRRLDRRHPVTATGRIRSVDERAVVAPDRPCAACADPVDRGVERTYREDVCLFGLPLSMSDGTNYYCRRCANAEHVAGSATTDGVANRREATQARSTSDRDPDGSTESEPEPEFEA
- a CDS encoding Nramp family divalent metal transporter, coding for MVNVASEPDAARGTAEADLTYPSSDWAGFFKNHFGPSMLWALIGIGGSHIVIAPSMGGTFGLVAIWMFALIYVAKYGAWELGVRYNYGMGANPIEGYRDLPGPKNWALWVTIAVFTVMYTFITASVGMSSAAFVAALTPGWFTAQWAYVVFVGGAGALVLVSRYSLLEKILIGFTIAVGALILLGALVGPPSPDRIVETAFAVPDLTGPAFVALFAAAAGFAPTGFSTSILIGSWSMAKGEGAGELRRKGLDPADPAYHDYIRAWIRTGRRDFNVGYAFSFVLIVAMVVLATNVLYPNPPEDANLAFAIGSILSDSFGPWSYYAMLIGAFAALYSTVITLLDGAARATGDVLPMALEDDSIDSERVRQLVIVGVVGVSSTTVLALGNVPVTLLLYVAAVLAVTEIFFYPANWYIVEKHLPEPFRPSRTWHAYYVVSLAFVLLFGAMGAALRLGLIG
- a CDS encoding MBL fold metallo-hydrolase, producing MTVRFGAVTVDWLGYATVRLESETGAVIYLDPGRYGVLDDYDARDGDLVLVSHDHHYDPEGIRRVAHEDAIVVVHESIDAGEIDRVNDQPEDLPYEVERVRADESFVLGPLDLFTTPAYNDPAGPHVDESGEPFHPDGEGCGFAVTVDGVRVFWPGDSDVLPFHGDLDVDLFLPPIGGSFTMDRREAAALAERMDPGLVLPIHYDTFDALETDADAFVVDVANRSVPVVLDDH
- a CDS encoding fumarylacetoacetate hydrolase family protein: MKYVRFRDPAGAVRRGEYESGHVHFGNESYALEDDAIDVLPPCEPSKIVCIGRNYADHADEMDSDVPDRPLLFLKPPNAVASHGDTVTAPAGKDRIDYEAELGVVIGEQCRHVPVSDAMDVVAGFTCVNDVSNRDDQRQEQNWIRGKAFDGAAPIGPLLATPDEVPDDAAVQSRVNGELKQDGSREQLIFSIPELIAEITTYMTLEPGDVIATGTPEGVGPLEDGDEIEIEVEGVGTLSHSIRRP
- a CDS encoding DNA topoisomerase VI subunit B, with the translated sequence MTSFQSTLGDEPGIAEELAENQQAISIAEFFEKNKHMLGFDSGARGLVTAVKEAVDNALDAAEEAGILPDIYVEIQEDGDYYRLIVEDNGPGITKESLPKVFGKLLYGSRFHAREQSRGQQGIGISAAVLYAQLTSGKPAKITSRTQGASEAEYFELIVDTDNNEPEISVEETTSWDRPHGTRIELEMEGNMRARQQLHDYIKHTAVVNPHARLELREPSAHFKFERATDQLPEETEEIRPHPHGVELGTVMKMLSATDSQTVSGFLQEEFTRVGKKTAESIIDAFRDRHYGREMRWRPPATHEDIDLRDAVTAATANKGAEATAAFADAIADAVDERDRIAHHELLAVVDAAAEDVEAEHGTTFGDTVRENAVDVVWRTLVEAPDPDSDREADGDDGTAPDESRLVADCYDLADEATSTRKDDEIVHAFAERLAGRFEDERAENVRHRFTRTQLREYVDRAADLTEEYDDVAFGETARENVTEAIWDVMATVPDDPPLVRELDGDRDATSDLVDGMRATDIMAPPTRCLAPITDDLIQAGLEKEFDADFYSAATRDAEVHGGDPFIVEAGIAYGGEIDAEGSAEVMRFANRVPLVYQRGACATTDVVKSIGWRNYGLDQPGGSGLPNGPAVIMVHVASTNVPFTSESKDAVANVPEIEDEIELAIREAARDLKSYLNKRRSMQKRRKKQNVLGKILPEMAEKVAEVTERPEPDIDDAIARIMNNVLVERHIEENGDGRAVSVVVENHSGTTESLEVTDIVSAEPRNLSDGATVVEMDGEWFVKWEPDVSSDDEAALEYEVPDDASFDLDVKGVESEKLTVTDSQ
- a CDS encoding DNA topoisomerase IV subunit A gives rise to the protein MSADNEDAREQLIDLAAQFYDQFELGEIPHMSVPTRTKANIEYDEDKEVWVYGDRESTRSANSVRGARKLLKAVYTIEFLANQLEEDRSSTLRELYYLSESWDNDEAQFGDQDESNQLIEDLEIVSGVTREDFHMRPEESGATIMGPLHLREQTRRGEREIHCQEDVGEGGYQIPNNPDTIEFLDCDSDFILAVETGGMRDRLVENGFDDEYNALIVHLKGQPARATRRITKRLHDELDLPVTVFTDGDPWSYRIYGSVAYGSIKSAHLSEYLATPDAKFIGIQPADIVEYDLPTDPLSDSDINALESELEDPRFQTDYWEEQIELQLDIEKKSEQQSLAARGLDFVTDTYLPERLSEMGVL
- a CDS encoding zinc ribbon domain-containing protein → MSLVLVGAVLSLCLLPSLFFFGLWHGLLRMQGSSLLSRTRTRAGYTDTDPAVTWSDVVDAYTDPRKNLFAPPSESRSSTTRDGQCGVCATENDSVASFCHNCFRKLE
- a CDS encoding potassium channel family protein, giving the protein MRPLYLVVGIALLVLVIVDILWTTLWVDGGSGPVSGRLTTGVWQGLRAVSADHDRALSLAGPLILTLTLATWVALIWVGWTFVFASYPTALVSTRTGAAADWSGRFYYVAYTMFTNGNGDYAPIGDVWEIASAFTTATGMAFVTLGVSYVLTVLGAVSDKRSFASSVTGVGDRSEAFVRTAWTGAEHRGTALSLESLASELGTLAEQHKSYPILHYYHSEQSDRASSVAVPILDEALTLYRHGVPDGHGPDPMLVEAARSSVQDYLETLDTAFIEPAEEVPPPPDLDRLREEGIPTVDDEAFADALADLSERRRRLLGVAKGDAWEWPPVEE